Proteins encoded within one genomic window of Cryptosporangium aurantiacum:
- a CDS encoding enoyl-CoA hydratase-related protein, translated as MRSLLLTFRRRSNSRPKTQPKQSPRSLRILLLVSSFNGLTQRVWCALRDQGHTVAVEFARDAESIADAARRADPELILCPFLKERVPTEVWQKWTTVIIHPGPVGDRGPSSLDWAITEGRSEWGVTALQAVEEMDAGPVWATRTFSIPIDPPTKSSLYNGPVTDAAMSCIEEVLAKISDPDFRPTPLERLAKTHVRPTMRQTDRAFSWDDPAEAIVRKIRAADGAPGVRTEIAGVGVWAFDAHIGPRQSDPPGTVVACRDGAVLVAAGTGSVWLGHLKSIPDDAERATNGVKLPAALVLGDHLPEGLTAPTPAAATVEHCGPGRIHYVRRGEVGYVILDCYNGALSTEGCNQALHVLRHAIRQDTLAIVLRGGSGPFCNGIDLNRIEATVSPANPAAEAWANITAINDVCRELIMCRSQVTIAAYSGSAGAGGVMLPLGADLVVARDGVVLNPFYEMGLTGSELHTYTLPRRVGPDAAKRLLSEKLPVGVAEAERLGMVDEVGPRDPGPFGNWLHEVALRYRDEALRERTLRRKANVLDRDLSVRPLDAYEARELGEMAQDMFDDRHGFDAARRAFVRKEPPTRTPARLALHRAPGFVRH; from the coding sequence ATGCGTAGTCTTCTGCTTACTTTCCGTAGAAGAAGCAACAGCCGCCCCAAAACACAACCCAAGCAAAGCCCGCGTTCGTTACGGATCCTGCTGCTCGTCTCGTCGTTCAACGGGCTGACCCAGCGCGTCTGGTGCGCGCTCCGGGACCAGGGCCACACGGTGGCCGTGGAATTCGCCCGCGACGCGGAATCGATAGCCGACGCGGCCCGACGCGCCGACCCCGAGCTGATCCTCTGCCCGTTCCTCAAGGAGCGCGTCCCCACGGAAGTATGGCAGAAGTGGACGACAGTGATCATCCACCCAGGTCCCGTGGGCGACCGCGGCCCGTCCAGCCTCGACTGGGCGATCACCGAAGGCCGGAGCGAATGGGGCGTCACCGCGCTCCAAGCCGTCGAGGAGATGGATGCCGGCCCGGTGTGGGCCACCCGCACGTTCTCGATCCCGATCGATCCACCGACAAAATCGAGCCTCTACAACGGTCCGGTCACCGACGCCGCGATGAGCTGCATCGAAGAGGTCCTCGCCAAGATCTCCGACCCCGACTTCCGCCCCACACCTCTCGAACGGTTGGCGAAGACGCACGTCCGCCCCACGATGCGCCAGACCGACCGGGCGTTCTCCTGGGACGACCCCGCCGAGGCCATCGTCCGGAAGATCCGCGCCGCGGACGGTGCGCCGGGCGTCCGCACGGAGATCGCCGGGGTAGGGGTCTGGGCTTTCGACGCGCACATCGGCCCGCGTCAGTCGGACCCGCCCGGCACGGTCGTCGCGTGCCGCGACGGAGCCGTGCTGGTCGCTGCCGGAACCGGCAGCGTGTGGCTGGGCCACCTAAAGAGCATTCCGGACGACGCCGAGCGCGCCACCAACGGCGTCAAACTGCCCGCCGCCCTGGTACTCGGCGACCACCTGCCGGAAGGGCTGACCGCGCCGACCCCGGCGGCAGCAACCGTCGAGCACTGCGGACCCGGCCGAATCCACTACGTACGCCGCGGCGAGGTCGGGTACGTCATCCTCGACTGCTACAACGGCGCGCTCTCCACCGAAGGCTGCAACCAGGCCCTGCACGTGCTCCGCCACGCGATCCGGCAGGACACGCTGGCGATCGTGCTGCGCGGCGGCTCCGGACCGTTCTGCAACGGCATCGATCTGAACAGGATCGAAGCCACTGTGTCGCCGGCCAACCCGGCCGCCGAGGCCTGGGCGAACATCACCGCGATCAACGACGTCTGCCGCGAGCTCATCATGTGCCGCAGCCAGGTGACGATCGCCGCGTACAGCGGCAGCGCCGGTGCCGGCGGTGTGATGCTGCCGCTCGGTGCGGACCTGGTCGTCGCCCGCGACGGCGTTGTGCTCAACCCGTTTTACGAGATGGGCCTCACCGGCTCTGAGTTGCACACCTACACGCTGCCCCGCCGGGTCGGCCCGGATGCGGCCAAGCGGCTGCTCAGCGAGAAGCTGCCGGTCGGCGTGGCCGAGGCCGAGCGTCTGGGGATGGTCGACGAGGTCGGCCCGCGGGATCCGGGCCCGTTCGGCAACTGGCTGCACGAGGTGGCGCTGCGGTACCGCGACGAGGCCCTGCGGGAGCGGACGCTGCGGCGGAAGGCCAACGTCCTGGACCGGGATCTCAGCGTCCGGCCGCTGGACGCCTACGAGGCGCGCGAGCTGGGCGAGATGGCACAGGACATGTTCGACGACCGGCACGGTTTCGACGCCGCGCGGCGGGCGTTCGTCCGCAAGGAGCCACCGACCCGCACACCGGCCCGGCTGGCGCTGCACCGCGCTCCGGGCTTCGTCCGGCACTGA
- a CDS encoding ABC transporter ATP-binding protein: protein MSLSVAGVSVRFGNKNALLDVDLEVADHEVVAVLGPSGSGKSTLLRVVAGLQEPSSGTVRLDDVNVTRVPPHRRGVGLMFQDHVLFPHRDVAGNIRFGNSRADIGSLLGLVGLPDAGRRRVDTLSGGEQQRVALARALAPSPKLLMLDEPLGQLDRELRERLVVELRRLFVRLGTTVLAVTHDQREAFALADRVVVMTEGRIAQIGTPREIWEQPASEFVARFLGFTNIVDVDGGASTPWGAVPPAFAGERILVRPAGVLLTPTSGDAMGKVEVATFAGERVDILLAIPGAPPLKAHCPPATAPEPGDEVSVRLDPAQIVVLPRESPE from the coding sequence GTGAGCCTGTCGGTCGCTGGCGTGTCGGTCCGTTTCGGCAACAAGAATGCACTTTTGGACGTTGATCTCGAGGTCGCCGACCATGAGGTCGTCGCCGTCCTCGGTCCGAGCGGGAGCGGGAAGAGCACGCTGCTGCGCGTCGTGGCCGGACTGCAGGAGCCGTCCTCCGGAACCGTCCGCCTGGACGACGTCAACGTCACGCGCGTCCCGCCGCACCGCCGTGGCGTCGGGCTGATGTTCCAGGACCACGTGCTGTTCCCGCACCGGGACGTGGCGGGCAACATCCGCTTCGGTAATTCGCGGGCCGACATCGGCTCGCTGCTGGGGCTCGTCGGCCTCCCGGACGCGGGTCGGCGGCGGGTCGACACGCTCTCCGGTGGTGAGCAGCAGCGGGTGGCGCTGGCCCGCGCGCTGGCGCCGTCGCCGAAACTACTGATGCTCGACGAGCCGCTGGGCCAGCTCGACCGGGAACTGCGCGAACGGCTGGTGGTGGAGCTCCGCCGTCTGTTCGTCCGCCTCGGCACCACCGTCCTGGCGGTCACCCACGACCAGCGCGAGGCGTTCGCGCTCGCCGACCGAGTCGTCGTGATGACCGAAGGGCGGATCGCCCAGATCGGGACGCCGCGCGAGATCTGGGAGCAACCCGCGTCCGAGTTCGTCGCCCGCTTCCTGGGGTTCACGAACATCGTGGACGTCGACGGTGGCGCGTCGACGCCGTGGGGTGCGGTCCCGCCGGCTTTCGCCGGCGAACGGATCCTGGTCCGGCCCGCCGGGGTACTGCTCACTCCCACTTCCGGGGACGCCATGGGCAAGGTCGAAGTGGCGACTTTCGCGGGGGAGCGAGTCGACATCCTGCTGGCGATACCGGGCGCACCACCGCTGAAAGCGCACTGCCCACCGGCCACCGCGCCGGAGCCCGGCGACGAGGTTTCGGTACGCCTCGACCCGGCGCAGATCGTCGTTCTTCCCCGCGAGTCGCCCGAGTGA
- a CDS encoding UBP-type zinc finger domain-containing protein, producing MAICTHLAEAKETPPQGNGCKECLEIGWRWVHLRTCLECGHVGCCDSSRGKHATAHFHEEKHPVVQSAEPGESWKWCYVDEALAP from the coding sequence TTGGCAATCTGCACACATCTCGCCGAAGCGAAGGAAACGCCGCCGCAGGGTAATGGCTGCAAAGAATGTCTAGAAATCGGCTGGCGCTGGGTACATCTCCGCACCTGCCTGGAGTGTGGACATGTGGGGTGTTGCGACTCATCCCGTGGTAAGCACGCGACCGCACATTTCCACGAGGAGAAGCACCCCGTGGTGCAGTCCGCCGAGCCGGGCGAGAGCTGGAAATGGTGCTACGTGGACGAGGCACTGGCTCCGTAA